In the Sandaracinus amylolyticus genome, CGAAGATCTACGAGATGGTGATCAACAACAACCCGTCGATCGCCTACCTGCTCGAGGGCAACTCGCTCGTCGATCAGAAGCTCGTGATGGCGCACGTCTTCGCGCACGTCGACTTCTTCAAGAACAACTACTACTTCCGCGCGACGAACCAGGGCATCGATCGCCAGACCGATCAGCCGATCCGGAAGTGGATCGACACGATGGCGAACCACGGCGCGACCATCCGCCGCTGGGCCGATCGTGTCGGCATCGAGAAGGTCGAGGAGTTCATCGACACCTGCTTGTCGCTGGAGAACCTGATCGACCCCGCGAAGCCCTTCGAGCCGCCGAAGCAGGCGCCGAAGAAGAAGGACTTCGAGTTCCTCGAGGAGGAGCCCGAGGAGGTCGCGAAGCTGCGCGTCGACAAGGACTACATGGAGGACTTCATCAATCCTCGTGAGTTCGTCGAGTCGCAGCAGAAGAAGATGGACGCCGAGAAGGAGAAGGCGAAGCGCGTCCCCGAGCGGCCCGACCGCGACGTGCTCGGCTTCCTCCTCGATCACGCGCCGCTCGAGCGATGGGAGCGCGACGTGCTGTGGGGCATCCGCGCCGAGGCCTATTACTTCTGGCCGCAGATGCAGACGAAGATCATGAACGAGGGCTGGGCCAGCTATTGGCACTCTCGATTGATGACCGAGAAGATCTGCGACGACGGCGAGATCATCGAGTACGCAGAGCGCAATGCGAGCGTGATGGAGACCGGCAATGGCCGTCTCAATCCGTACAAGCTCGGCGTCGAGCTCTATCGCCACGTCGAGGAGCGCTGGAACAAGGGCCAGTTCGGCAAGGAGTGGGAGGACTGCGACGACCTCGAGGCGCGTCGCTCCTGGAACCGCCGCACCGGGCTCGGGCGCAAGAAGATCTTCGAGGTGCGCTCGCTCTACAACGACGTGACCTTCATCGACGAGTTCCTCACGCCGGAGTTCGTCGCGGAGCAGAAGCTCTATTCGTTCGGCTACAACGCGCGCAACGATCGCTGGGAGATCGAGAGCCGCAAGTTCAAGGAAGTGAAGGAGAAGCTCCTCTTCCAGCTGACGAACGCAGGACAGCCCTTCATCCGCGTGGTGGACTCGAACCTCGGCAATCGCGGTGAGCTCCTGATGGAGCACGATCACCAGGGGATCGATCTGCGTCTCGACTGGGCGCGCGAAGTGCTGAAGTCGCTCGTGCGGGTGTGGCGTCGACCGGTGGAGATCCACACGAAGGTCGAGAACAAGCCGACCTTGCTGCGCTTCGACGGCAAGGAGCACGTGCAGCGGCCGCTACGGTGAGCTCGGCGAAGTGGGCGGTCGCCGGCGCGATCGCGCTCTCGGTGCCGGCGATCGCGTACGCGTGGAACGTGTCGCGCAACGTGAGCGCGCGAGCGCGCGTCGACGGCGCGTGCGAGCGCATCGAGTCGACGCGGACGACACGATGGGCCGTGCTCGAGGAGCCGGCACGTTCGCTCTTCGAGGACGACGTCGAGCTGGTTCGCGGGCTCTTCCTGACGATGGGCGACACGCCATGCGCGGGGCTGCGCGAGGCGTTGGCGTCGCCGTGGGCGTGGAACGCGGGTCGGACGTGGGACGATCCGCCGATGTCGCAGGACCGGCTCGCGCAGATCACCGCGGCTGCCGAGCGCGCGCGGGCGCGATGTCCCGCGCTGATGGGCTCGGCGCTGAGCGCCATCCCCGGTCAGGACGCGGCCGCGATCGACGCTGCGGCGGTGAGCGCGTGCGACACGATGATGGCGGACTTCGACGCGTACGCTGCGGCACCACGCGAAGCGAGCGAGCCCACCGCGCTGTGGGCGTGGCCGGAGCGACTGGAGAGCCTCGCCGATGCGCTCGAGCTGACGCCCTGAGACGAGAAGAGCCGCGCGACGTCACGCATCGAGCGGCTCGCTTCCCGGGGCAAGCGGGGCTGGGGACCCGCGCGCAGCGTTTGAGGTGGGGGACCCGATCCGGCTTCGCCGGTCGGGGGGAGGGGTCTTCCAAGACCCCTCCCGCTCACTCAGCGCTGGTGGGTCCAGTAGTGGTAGCGCAGGAGGACCTGCACGTTCTCGAGGTTCGTCCAGTCCATCTCGGGGCGCGCGTGGATCTCGAGCAGGTACGAGCCCGCGAGCGGACGACCCCACCACTCGGAGCGCTCGTAGGGCGCGATCAGCGCGGCGTCGGTGCCCGACATCGGGTTCGTCAGCCAGCGCTCGTCGGCGATCGCACGCGCGCGGGTGATCACGCCGGGCTCGAACGCGAAGAAGCGCTCCTCGCCGTCCCAGTCGTCCAGCGTCGTGCGCCCCTCGTGGCGGATCGAGACCTGGATGTTGCCGTCGCCGTAGCACTCGACGGGACGCGTCGCGCGCTCGCAGTCGAAGAGCGCGCGCCCCACGAGGTTCACGGCCACGCGCTCGATGCGGTAGTTGAAGTTCCCGCGCGCGAGGCGATCCGCGAAGTAGCCGTGCTCGAGCTCGGAGGGGATCGCGAACGCGAGCACCGCGCGCGAGACACCGCCGAGATCGATCGTCGTGCCGCCCTGCTCGAACACCCCACACGGCTCGGGCGGCTGCGCGGGATCGATCTCCACGCCCGGCGGCACGCCGCCCGGCAGGAGACCGCTCGCACCGTGGCACTCGAAGAGCACGCGCGACACGAACGGCACCTCGTTCTCGAGCGTCGCCGACATCGCAGGATCCAGCGGGATCGCGTCGCCGAGGTTGATGATCTGCAGGTCGCTGCCCTCGCTGAAGCGATGCGAGATCGGATAACCGTCGACGAAGCCGCGCAGCGAGCGCACGTAGTCCTGCAGCAGCTCGCCGCGCACGTCGGTCGCGACGGGTCGTCCCGTCGACCTCGACCTGCGTCACCGCGTCCTGCAGGTCGAACACGTCGTTCGCCCACGACGCGGGGGGATCGACGTACGGCTCCTCCGCGCTCATCGAGGGCAGATCGAGCGCGAGCCGCACTTCGATCGCGCGGCGCGCGACGAACGCGTACCGCTGCGCGCGCACGAGCGCGTCCTCGGCGCGGCGGCGCTCGACCACCAACGTCGCACGCCACAGCGGATCACCGGCCACGCCGCTCTGCGCCAGCGCCTCCGCGATCTCGCGGCGCTGCTGCGCGAGGCGCACCTCGCGCTCGATGTCGTCGAAGCGACCATCGGCCGCCGCGACGCGCGTGACCATCTGCGCGCCGCTCCACGTGAGGTGCTGCATCTGCGAGAGGCGCAGCGCGAAGTCGCCGAACGCCTCGCTCAGGATCTCCTGACGTCGTCGTTCCTGATCGCTGCACGCGTCGAATTCGCCCATGATCGCGCCGATTCCGCCGATGGTCCCGCCCACTGCGGCGAGCGTCGCGGCGAGGCCGATCGTCGCGGTGCCGCCGGTGACGATCGTCGCGGCGGCGACCGCAGCGGCGATCGCGACCGTGACCGCGGCGCCGCGGAGGAACGTGCGCACGCCGCACGAGAGCGAGTCCCACCACGAGTCGCTGATCGAGAGGAACTGGCTGCGGTGCACGAGCAGCTCGCTCTCGGCCGCGTTGAACGTCGCGTGATAGTCGGAGAACGAGGTGCGGATCTGCTGGAGATCCTGGAAGAGCGCGATGAGCTGCTGGCGCGTCTCACCGCCGTACGGCGCGAACTGACCGGCCTCGAGATCGCCGCCCGACGCCGCGCGGATCTCCTCGACCACGACCTGCGGCAGCTCGTGCAAGCGGATCGACGCCACCGACGCCGCAATCTGATGGTGGCTGCAGCGCAGCACCTGGAGCAGGTGATCGAACCACTGCTCGCGCGAAGTGGGCGCGGGCTGGGTCGCCGGATCGTAGGTCGCGCAGAACGCGTTCTCGGCGGGCGCGCGGACGAGCCCGAGCTCGTGCAGCGAGACCGGCGCGGACGCGCGCGGGAGCACGCACGTCGCCTCGGGGCTCTCGGCGCCGCACAGCTCCGAGACCGTCGCCTGCTGGGCGAGCGCGGCGCTCGCGAGCTCGGCCTCGACCTCGCGCTCGTACGCGAGCTGCTGCAGCTCGTGCTCGCGCGCGCGCGTCAGGAGATCGGTCGCTTCGCTCTGCGCGCGCTCCGCCGAGTCGAGATAGCTGCGCCAGCTGTCCTCGCGACCATCGCCGTTCTCGACGAGCTCGCCCTCGAGCGGCGGCACGAAGCTGCTGGTGAAGCCGAGCGAGTTGTAGAGCGGCATCGCGGGGTCCGCGGGATCGACCGCGAGCGTCTCCGCGAGCTCCGCCGCGAGCGTGCCGCCGAACGCGTGCACCTGCGTGCCGGCGCCGGGATAGATCACGTCGAGCAGCGCGTGGCTGCGGCAGGTGTTCGCCGCATCGCCGGGCTCGCGCGCGCACCACAGCACGTGCACCGGGACCTCGGGCGCGAAGGCGCGCATCCCGGGCGTGGTGAACGAGCGACGGCAGTACGGGCCGACCGCGAAGCCGACCGTGCAGCCCGTCGCGCCGCCGAAGCCCGACGTGACCTCGGTCATGCGCGTGTAGCGCGCAGGGTCGTTGGTCACGTGGCTGCAGCTCGCGCTCGTGCCTGGCGGCGCGAGCGGCTCGCGGCCCGCGACCAGACACCGCACGTCGGACGCGCGCGGCACCATCACGGCGATGCCGCGCGGCAGGTGCGCGCCGCTGCGCTCGAACACCGACCACGTGCCGGTGAACGACGTGTCTCCAGGGCAGCCCGGGCCCCCGTCGCACACGCGCCACTCGGTCCACGCGCTGCCGATCTGCGCGTCGAGGAGCCCGAGCGTCGCCTCGGCGGTGCTGCGCAGCGACGGATCGGCCGGCATCGTGGTCACGAGCTGGAGCCGCAGGATCTGCGCCGCGCCCGCTGCGCCGACCGCCGCGAGCTGCGAGCGCGACGGCGTGTACCACGACGGATCCTTCGAGCCCGCCTCGCCGCCGCCGCCGGCGCGCGCGAGCGAGGCCTGGAGCGCGAGCAGGCTGCGCTGTCGCAGCGCGGGGGTGCCCTGCACGATCGAGCGCGACGGACACGCGCTTCCGCGCGCCGGCGCGATCACGACGCCCTCGAGCACCGCTTCGCCGTCGCGCAGGAGCTCGACCGCGGCCGCGACGTCGCTCGATCGCACGCCGTGCACCTCGTCGGTGAGAGCGCGCTCGCCCGCCGCGCGCGCCGGTCGTCCGAGCGCGGTGCGCAGCGCGGCCTCCAGCGCGTCGTACATCCGCGTGGTCTCGGCCGCGTCCGCCGCGAGCCATTGCGGCTGCGTGATCTCGCCGGTCGTCGCGTCGACGCAGGCGGTGTGGCTCAGCGGGACGGCGTGCTGGCGGAGCAGCTCGAGCGCGCGGGCGACGCGGACGTCGGAGTACGAGCGCGTCGCGTAGGGCAGCTCACCGCCGCGCGGGACGGAGAGCACCTGCTCGGGCTGATCCGGCGTCGCGAGGGTCACGATGCGCACTTCGTCGATCAGGCCGGGCGTGACCGCGAGATCGAGCGTCAGCTCGTGGCGCAGGAGCGTCATGCGGTCGTCGGTCGAGCCGCTGCCGAGATCGATGCCGCGCCCTGG is a window encoding:
- a CDS encoding SpoVR family protein; protein product: MAKYALNTSTPAYLRDIQKQVEEYARGYGLDFFPTMFEVVSYDQMNELAAYGGFPVRYPHWRFGMEYEQLSKSYEYGLSKIYEMVINNNPSIAYLLEGNSLVDQKLVMAHVFAHVDFFKNNYYFRATNQGIDRQTDQPIRKWIDTMANHGATIRRWADRVGIEKVEEFIDTCLSLENLIDPAKPFEPPKQAPKKKDFEFLEEEPEEVAKLRVDKDYMEDFINPREFVESQQKKMDAEKEKAKRVPERPDRDVLGFLLDHAPLERWERDVLWGIRAEAYYFWPQMQTKIMNEGWASYWHSRLMTEKICDDGEIIEYAERNASVMETGNGRLNPYKLGVELYRHVEERWNKGQFGKEWEDCDDLEARRSWNRRTGLGRKKIFEVRSLYNDVTFIDEFLTPEFVAEQKLYSFGYNARNDRWEIESRKFKEVKEKLLFQLTNAGQPFIRVVDSNLGNRGELLMEHDHQGIDLRLDWAREVLKSLVRVWRRPVEIHTKVENKPTLLRFDGKEHVQRPLR